The Sedimentibacter sp. zth1 DNA segment ATAAAACCACATTTGATGATATAACAGAAAGCTTATTGATAAGCAATAGCGTGCAAATTCCGTTAGTTCATATTTTTTTACCTGTGAATTTCAATGGTGTTTTTATGTTTTCAGAATTATGGATTAACAAAGAAATAAATAATAATACTGAAAAAGATAAAGAAAATAAAAAAAGTAACGATATTAAGAATGAGGTGTTTAAAATTTTCTTAACATTTGATTTACAAAATGTAGGATATTTTGAAACTACAATTGTATCTCAAGGAAATAAATTATCACTAGAAATATTTGTCCCTAATGCCCTTAAATGTAATGAAATCAATATAAAAAAAGATGTACAAAATATTATCAAAAAAAATGGTATTGAAGTAACAAACATATATATAAATGAAAGTACAAAGCAAAGAAAATTCAATGAAGTATTCGGAACTAAATTTATAAAGGAACGTGGTATAAATGTCATCGCATAAAAATGTTAATAGAGCAGTAGCATTAAAATATAATCAAGAAAAAAATACAGCACCAGTCATTGTAGCATCTGGAAATGGTTATGTTGCATCTAAGGTTGTAGAAATAGCCGAGGAAAATGGTGTTCCAGTTTATAAGGATGATTCATTAGCTGTAATGCTATCACAACTAGAATTAGGAAGCGAAATTCCTGAAAATTTGTTTAAATCAATTGTTGACATTTATGTTTATTTTTTAAATTATAATAAAAATGATACCAAAGGAGAGATAATAAATGAATGATAATATAATATTCTCTCTTGATATTGGAACTAGATCAATAGTTGGAGTAGTTGCTGAAAAATATGAAGAGACCATGAAAGTAATTGCATATAAAAGTGTTTTTCATGAACAAAGGACTATGGTTGATGGTCA contains these protein-coding regions:
- a CDS encoding EscU/YscU/HrcU family type III secretion system export apparatus switch protein codes for the protein MSSHKNVNRAVALKYNQEKNTAPVIVASGNGYVASKVVEIAEENGVPVYKDDSLAVMLSQLELGSEIPENLFKSIVDIYVYFLNYNKNDTKGEIINE